A window from Bacteroidales bacterium encodes these proteins:
- a CDS encoding biopolymer transporter ExbD yields MGEIIQEEKQKGGKKRPKHHSTHIDMTPMVDLMCLLITFFMLTTAFSKSKVMEIALPERDPKVKPPPVSKARTVNIILGPENKVFWYPGMVENPKSPPPLQETNFSDQGIRKMLLERNKFLFKKVAAFREKTIKENPTMSRDSLLANIKRFNKLDDSGPIVLIKAYKDSRYANVVDIIDEMAICNIIRYAIVDINYVEEDMVKTAMAASTKSTKPQ; encoded by the coding sequence ATGGGAGAAATAATTCAAGAGGAAAAACAAAAAGGTGGAAAAAAGAGACCTAAGCATCACTCTACCCACATTGATATGACCCCGATGGTTGACCTTATGTGTCTTCTCATCACGTTCTTCATGCTTACAACAGCTTTTAGTAAATCAAAGGTAATGGAAATAGCCCTACCTGAAAGGGATCCTAAGGTTAAACCACCCCCAGTTTCTAAAGCTAGAACCGTAAATATCATACTTGGTCCCGAAAATAAAGTTTTTTGGTATCCTGGTATGGTAGAAAACCCAAAGAGTCCTCCTCCGCTACAGGAAACAAACTTTAGCGATCAAGGTATTCGTAAGATGTTACTCGAAAGAAATAAATTCTTATTCAAAAAAGTAGCTGCATTTAGAGAGAAAACCATTAAGGAGAACCCTACTATGAGTAGAGACTCTTTGCTTGCAAACATCAAAAGGTTTAATAAACTTGATGACTCTGGGCCTATTGTTCTGATAAAGGCGTATAAAGATTCAAGATATGCTAATGTTGTTGATATTATCGACGAAATGGCTATCTGTAATATAATACGTTACGCTATAGTAGATATTAATTACGTGGAAGAAGATATGGTGAAAACAGCTATGGCTGCCTCTACCAAATCAACTAAACCACAATAG
- a CDS encoding DUF1456 family protein: MSNNDVLKKLRVALHLRDEDIIQILKLVDFNITRSELSAVFRKDDHPNYKPCGDQLLRNFLNGLIIYMRGSKDQSSNKSDIV, encoded by the coding sequence ATGTCAAACAACGATGTACTAAAAAAATTACGAGTTGCTCTTCATTTAAGGGATGAAGATATTATACAGATTCTTAAACTTGTTGATTTTAATATTACAAGAAGTGAGTTAAGTGCTGTATTTAGAAAGGATGATCACCCAAACTATAAGCCTTGTGGTGATCAACTCCTTCGCAACTTCCTAAATGGGCTAATTATTTATATGAGAGGATCAAAGGATCAAAGTTCCAATAAATCAGATATTGTATAA
- a CDS encoding phosphate ABC transporter substrate-binding protein, PhoT family: protein MNKKVSTYTFNGIWITLLILSLLFISCLSGSKKAIDETPTRGSIKIFVDESYQPIIDSEIYTFTSLYTYANITPIFKPEVDVINDFMNDSVKVIVTNKKLTDAQIKYLRDTLIIARTFAFAYDALALIVNNSNRDSLLSYNTIKNIFLGNIKTWKDINDKSNLSNISIVFDNTKSGNIRYFKEKFEITNKLPNNFYAVNSNEEVINFIKKNPNALGIISVNWISDKDDPRSQKFINEVKVIGVSSEFDPSSYYLPEQGSIYNKSYPFTREVYLISRETFSGLGSGFISWVTHDQGQRIVLKSGLVPSVAPIRLIQVKH, encoded by the coding sequence ATGAATAAAAAGGTTAGTACTTATACATTTAATGGGATATGGATAACCCTTTTAATCCTGTCGCTTTTATTCATTTCATGTTTATCAGGAAGCAAAAAAGCCATTGATGAAACTCCAACTCGAGGAAGTATTAAGATTTTTGTAGATGAATCATACCAACCAATTATAGATTCAGAAATATATACATTTACAAGTCTTTATACATACGCTAATATTACACCAATATTCAAACCCGAAGTTGATGTTATTAATGATTTTATGAATGACTCGGTTAAGGTTATTGTAACAAATAAAAAACTTACCGATGCTCAGATTAAGTATTTAAGGGATACACTTATAATTGCTCGAACTTTTGCTTTTGCTTATGATGCATTAGCTTTGATTGTAAATAATTCCAATCGAGATTCATTACTATCCTATAATACAATTAAGAATATTTTTCTTGGCAACATTAAAACTTGGAAGGATATTAATGATAAATCGAATCTCAGTAACATAAGTATAGTATTCGATAATACTAAATCTGGTAATATTAGGTATTTTAAGGAAAAATTTGAAATCACGAATAAACTTCCAAATAACTTCTATGCTGTTAACTCAAACGAGGAGGTCATTAACTTTATCAAAAAGAACCCGAATGCTTTAGGCATTATATCTGTTAATTGGATTAGTGATAAAGACGATCCTCGTAGTCAAAAATTCATCAACGAGGTAAAAGTTATTGGTGTTTCATCCGAATTTGATCCGTCATCATATTATTTGCCTGAACAAGGTTCAATATATAACAAATCATACCCTTTTACACGTGAGGTATATCTTATTTCACGTGAAACATTTTCGGGACTTGGTTCTGGTTTTATTTCCTGGGTTACCCATGATCAGGGTCAAAGGATAGTACTAAAATCGGGTCTTGTACCGTCTGTTGCCCCAATTCGACTAATTCAAGTAAAACACTAA
- a CDS encoding energy transducer TonB translates to MENELKNIPSFDDIVFENRNKEYGAYNIRKKYNRTVLWAMLVGTIILGTVIITPYVMASVSERRQQKEEKAVTAEMEKLDTPQEEIAPPPPPPPPAEAQAVVKYVAPVVVDSVKTEDRGDFATVDEVKETVTDEAVVEVVEQPKEEVQEVKEEEVFLVVEEMPSFGTGDANGFRSYVSANMKYPEVAAENGIQGRVFVQFVVESDGRLTNVKVIRGVDPALDREAVRVVEGSPRWNPGKQRGKPVRVSFTFPITFVLQ, encoded by the coding sequence ATGGAAAATGAACTAAAAAATATTCCCTCTTTTGACGACATCGTTTTCGAAAACAGGAATAAAGAGTATGGAGCTTATAATATTCGCAAAAAGTACAACCGTACCGTTTTGTGGGCGATGCTTGTGGGTACAATTATCCTTGGCACCGTAATTATTACTCCATATGTAATGGCTTCTGTTAGTGAACGAAGACAACAAAAAGAGGAAAAAGCCGTTACGGCTGAAATGGAGAAATTGGATACACCACAAGAAGAAATTGCTCCACCTCCACCTCCACCTCCACCAGCGGAAGCTCAGGCTGTGGTTAAATATGTTGCACCAGTTGTTGTTGACTCTGTTAAGACAGAAGATAGAGGAGATTTTGCAACCGTAGATGAGGTAAAAGAAACTGTAACAGACGAGGCTGTAGTTGAGGTTGTTGAACAACCAAAGGAAGAAGTTCAAGAGGTTAAAGAAGAAGAAGTATTCCTTGTAGTTGAAGAGATGCCTAGTTTTGGTACTGGTGATGCAAATGGATTCCGCAGCTATGTTTCTGCAAATATGAAATACCCTGAAGTTGCCGCAGAAAACGGTATTCAAGGACGTGTATTTGTTCAATTTGTTGTTGAATCTGATGGTCGCTTAACCAATGTTAAGGTTATCCGCGGTGTAGACCCTGCGCTTGATAGAGAAGCTGTTAGGGTAGTTGAAGGATCACCCAGATGGAATCCTGGTAAGCAGAGAGGTAAACCAGTTCGTGTATCATTTACCTTCCCAATTACTTTTGTTCTTCAGTAA
- the hflX gene encoding GTPase HflX: MANPVITSRKAETAILIGIILPRQAEEDIRDYLDELEFLAETAGAITQKRFLQKVDAPNPKTFIGSGKVLEIKEYVEQNEIDLIIFDDELTPTQLRNLEKEFERKVLDRTNLILDVFAQRAKTAYAKTQVELAQCQFLLPRLTRLWTHLERQRGGIGMRGPGETEIETDRRVIREKISKLKEELKKIDRQMSTQRKGRESIVRVALVGYTNVGKSTIMNMLSKSDVFAEDKLFATLDTTVRKVVFENLPFLLSDTVGFIRKLPHQLVESFKSTLDEVREADLLLHVVDISHPAFEEQLNVVVQTLQEIGAADKPVLLVFNKIDAYKWVKRDEDDPSPLRSKENYSLEELKNSWMAKSNSPSIFISAKHKTNFDEFREKIYNLVRDIHTTRYPYDKFLY; the protein is encoded by the coding sequence ATGGCAAATCCAGTTATTACCTCTCGTAAAGCCGAAACGGCAATTCTTATTGGTATTATACTTCCGCGTCAGGCGGAGGAAGATATTCGTGATTATCTTGACGAATTAGAGTTTTTAGCCGAAACAGCAGGCGCTATAACGCAAAAGAGATTTTTACAAAAGGTTGATGCACCTAATCCCAAGACCTTTATCGGGTCAGGAAAAGTACTGGAAATTAAAGAGTACGTTGAGCAAAACGAAATTGACCTAATCATTTTTGATGATGAGCTTACTCCGACTCAACTTAGAAATCTTGAGAAGGAGTTTGAAAGAAAAGTATTAGATAGGACAAATTTAATTCTTGATGTTTTCGCTCAACGAGCAAAAACAGCTTATGCAAAAACGCAGGTAGAATTAGCACAGTGCCAATTCCTTTTGCCAAGACTTACCCGATTGTGGACTCACCTTGAGCGCCAACGAGGAGGAATTGGGATGAGAGGCCCTGGTGAAACTGAAATTGAGACAGACCGTCGTGTGATTAGGGAGAAAATATCAAAACTAAAAGAAGAATTAAAAAAGATTGACCGACAAATGTCGACTCAGCGAAAAGGCAGAGAAAGTATTGTTCGTGTGGCTCTTGTAGGTTATACAAATGTAGGAAAATCAACCATAATGAACATGCTCAGCAAATCTGACGTTTTTGCAGAGGATAAACTTTTTGCAACCCTTGATACAACGGTTCGTAAGGTTGTATTTGAAAATCTTCCCTTTTTGCTGTCGGATACCGTTGGGTTTATTCGTAAACTACCACATCAACTTGTTGAATCATTTAAATCTACGCTTGATGAGGTTCGAGAGGCAGATTTGCTACTACATGTTGTTGATATCTCACACCCAGCATTCGAAGAACAGCTAAATGTTGTTGTTCAAACATTACAAGAGATAGGTGCAGCAGACAAACCTGTATTACTAGTTTTTAATAAAATAGATGCCTATAAGTGGGTTAAAAGGGATGAAGATGATCCATCACCACTTAGAAGTAAAGAAAATTACAGTTTAGAGGAACTTAAGAATAGCTGGATGGCTAAAAGTAACTCTCCTTCAA
- a CDS encoding biopolymer transporter ExbD → MPKIKLPTKSPHIDMTPMVDLFSVVLTFLMLTTTMRQPEPAPIDTPFSISDKTAPEANIMTVLLSKDSKVFFNIDNGKDTAFHFKGKILTEMGKRYEMTFTPEEVKQFEAYPSSFGLPIQKMHEFIKTKDAKERATLQVNGIPVDSTDNQLALWILFARQVNPAVQACIKGDNDAPYPIVKKVLDILQDKNVNRFNLITNLEVTKVTTQSEQ, encoded by the coding sequence ATGCCAAAGATTAAATTACCAACAAAGTCCCCACATATTGATATGACGCCGATGGTTGACTTATTCTCGGTTGTTTTAACATTCTTAATGTTAACCACAACTATGAGACAACCAGAACCGGCTCCTATCGATACACCCTTTTCGATTTCAGATAAAACTGCCCCTGAAGCCAATATTATGACTGTTCTCTTATCAAAGGACAGCAAAGTATTCTTCAATATAGATAATGGTAAGGATACCGCTTTCCATTTTAAGGGCAAAATTCTGACAGAAATGGGTAAAAGGTACGAAATGACCTTTACCCCAGAAGAGGTGAAACAATTTGAAGCCTACCCGTCATCGTTTGGTTTACCCATACAGAAAATGCATGAATTTATTAAAACGAAAGACGCAAAAGAAAGGGCAACCCTACAAGTTAATGGTATCCCTGTCGATTCAACCGATAATCAGCTAGCTCTTTGGATTCTATTTGCACGCCAAGTTAACCCTGCGGTTCAAGCTTGTATTAAAGGTGATAACGATGCTCCGTATCCAATTGTAAAAAAGGTGCTGGATATTTTACAAGATAAAAATGTAAACAGGTTCAACCTGATTACAAATCTTGAAGTAACTAAGGTAACTACTCAAAGCGAACAGTGA
- a CDS encoding tetratricopeptide repeat protein — protein MRKVCFKSVLLLASLFCIFVTSNINAQDLQTAITLTRSEQYDEAEAAYNQIIQKEPNVSKNYFFLGENILLSYFADTISNSLKELTTQAKDVYLKGVNADSLNPLNYIGLSKVAFYLGQDQEAAKFRLKAKKNLPAYKKVSKILNPKDYAFALAKLAESYIRNEKVDTSKALPLLKEAINIDSKTPEIFIIAGDIYFLAKDGSNSIRNYNIANNLDKTRPTANMKIGSIYMKGRNLTAAIPYFEEAIKLNANYAPAYRELGLLWSMAGKYDKSKEYFKKYLEITKGNIPAKIRYVTALFYAKEYDEAVKNVEEIFSIDQKRTYLNRIAAYSSFEKNPPAYDKALAYMDKLFKDMPEDRIIQKDYTYYAKILLKKNSDYPKMVQNTEKLERDLARNQERYDAAKTADAKEKLKVQIDTLTNQITKFRKLISIDDVELDKAFLAYKKAHELTPEDKYLLNDVAVNLYNFKRFNESAKYFEKLIALGKNDANDYLQVGKAYNQGKNYVKADSALSILVQKFPDNIQGYVWIANTYSAMDPDNNKGIARPKFEMVIQKARMDSVKYASDLFNAYRFMGGDYFSQKNYVKAREYYYRIVNLSADNKDYKTIGYNSIGLTYYSNSEFDKAIEAYRKTLEIDPKNQNATISIKNVEIAKNNQVQVKPNEIKGLVKDVFGSPIASASVRVRDTAAEAWTNADGKYAFEIPEGSEALIVSAKGYKSKEVIITKARIYNISLEQQ, from the coding sequence ATGAGAAAAGTTTGTTTTAAATCGGTTTTATTATTAGCAAGTTTGTTTTGCATTTTTGTTACAAGCAATATCAATGCACAAGATCTACAAACTGCTATTACCCTAACCAGAAGCGAGCAGTACGATGAGGCGGAAGCAGCTTATAATCAAATTATTCAAAAGGAACCCAATGTTAGTAAGAATTACTTCTTCCTTGGTGAAAACATATTGTTAAGCTATTTTGCCGATACAATTTCAAACTCCTTAAAAGAATTAACCACTCAAGCAAAAGATGTTTATCTAAAAGGTGTAAATGCAGATAGTTTGAATCCTTTAAACTACATAGGTCTATCAAAAGTGGCTTTCTACTTAGGACAAGATCAAGAAGCTGCAAAATTCAGACTAAAGGCAAAGAAAAACCTGCCTGCTTACAAGAAAGTCTCCAAAATTCTGAACCCAAAAGATTACGCTTTTGCATTAGCAAAACTCGCCGAATCTTATATTAGAAACGAAAAGGTTGATACCTCTAAGGCTTTGCCTTTACTTAAAGAGGCGATTAACATTGATTCAAAAACCCCTGAAATCTTTATTATTGCAGGTGATATCTATTTCCTTGCAAAGGATGGATCAAATTCAATTAGAAACTACAATATTGCAAATAATCTTGATAAAACTCGTCCTACTGCAAATATGAAGATTGGTAGTATTTACATGAAGGGGAGAAATCTAACTGCTGCAATTCCATACTTTGAAGAAGCAATTAAATTAAACGCTAACTATGCTCCTGCATATCGTGAACTTGGTCTGCTCTGGTCAATGGCCGGTAAATATGATAAATCGAAGGAGTACTTTAAGAAATATCTTGAGATAACTAAAGGTAATATTCCCGCTAAAATTCGTTACGTCACTGCTCTTTTCTATGCAAAAGAGTATGATGAGGCTGTGAAAAATGTTGAGGAGATATTCAGTATAGATCAAAAGAGAACTTACTTAAACCGCATTGCTGCTTACTCAAGTTTTGAGAAAAATCCACCAGCTTATGATAAGGCATTGGCATACATGGATAAACTATTTAAAGATATGCCCGAAGACAGAATTATCCAAAAGGACTATACCTACTATGCAAAGATTCTTTTAAAGAAAAATTCTGACTATCCCAAAATGGTACAGAATACTGAAAAATTAGAACGCGATTTAGCCAGAAATCAAGAGAGATACGATGCCGCCAAAACAGCAGACGCAAAGGAAAAACTCAAAGTTCAAATAGATACACTTACAAATCAAATTACCAAATTCAGAAAATTAATTTCTATAGATGATGTTGAACTCGACAAAGCATTTTTAGCCTATAAAAAAGCACACGAATTAACACCCGAAGATAAATATCTATTAAACGATGTTGCAGTAAATCTTTACAACTTCAAACGTTTTAATGAATCCGCAAAATATTTTGAAAAACTGATTGCTCTAGGGAAAAATGATGCTAATGATTATTTGCAAGTAGGAAAAGCATACAACCAAGGTAAAAACTATGTCAAAGCAGATTCAGCTTTATCAATTTTAGTTCAAAAATTCCCAGATAATATTCAAGGTTATGTTTGGATTGCAAATACATATTCTGCAATGGATCCTGATAATAACAAGGGAATTGCTAGACCAAAATTTGAAATGGTAATTCAAAAAGCACGTATGGATAGTGTTAAATATGCCTCAGATCTATTCAATGCATACCGTTTCATGGGAGGTGATTATTTCTCTCAAAAGAATTATGTAAAAGCCAGAGAATACTACTATAGAATTGTTAATCTTAGCGCAGATAATAAAGATTATAAAACCATTGGTTATAATTCTATTGGATTAACTTACTATTCAAACAGTGAGTTTGACAAAGCTATTGAAGCATATAGAAAGACGCTAGAAATAGATCCTAAGAATCAAAATGCTACCATTTCAATAAAGAACGTTGAAATAGCAAAGAATAATCAAGTACAAGTAAAACCTAATGAGATAAAGGGTCTCGTTAAGGATGTATTTGGTAGTCCAATTGCTAGTGCCTCTGTACGTGTTAGAGATACAGCTGCTGAGGCATGGACAAATGCCGACGGAAAATATGCTTTTGAAATTCCTGAAGGCTCCGAAGCATTAATCGTAAGTGCAAAGGGTTATAAATCAAAAGAGGTTATAATTACTAAAGCACGAATCTATAATATCAGCCTTGAACAACAATAA
- a CDS encoding MotA/TolQ/ExbB proton channel family protein, with translation MGSPVNFEGGNPAGHPLPGNYLGIIYKGGVIVPILMTCVLVLLIFTFERFITLSRAQGKGRLNTFVRNLQNLMNEGKIDEALVSCDKQQGSLANVMRAGLTRYNDLKNDKELEKDQKILSVQKSLEEATALELPMLGKNMIIFSTLASISVLIGLIGTVLGMIKAFAALAQSGAPDALALATGISEALINTAFGITGSTIAIVMYNYFSSKVDGYTFKIDEAGFSLTQTFAASLKN, from the coding sequence ATGGGAAGTCCTGTTAACTTTGAAGGTGGTAACCCTGCTGGACATCCACTACCAGGTAACTATTTAGGTATTATTTATAAAGGTGGAGTTATTGTTCCTATTCTTATGACTTGCGTTTTAGTACTTCTTATCTTCACATTCGAAAGATTTATTACATTATCAAGAGCTCAAGGAAAAGGTAGATTAAATACTTTCGTTCGTAACCTTCAAAACCTAATGAATGAAGGTAAAATTGATGAGGCATTAGTTTCATGCGATAAACAACAAGGTTCTCTAGCAAATGTTATGAGAGCAGGCCTTACCCGCTACAATGATCTTAAAAATGATAAGGAATTAGAAAAAGATCAGAAAATTCTTTCAGTACAAAAATCTCTTGAAGAGGCAACAGCTCTTGAACTACCTATGCTAGGTAAAAACATGATTATTTTTTCAACTTTGGCATCTATCTCCGTGCTAATCGGTCTTATTGGTACTGTACTTGGTATGATCAAGGCTTTTGCTGCTTTGGCTCAATCAGGTGCTCCAGATGCTCTTGCTCTTGCAACAGGTATTTCTGAGGCTCTTATTAACACTGCATTTGGTATTACTGGTTCTACAATCGCTATTGTTATGTACAACTACTTCTCATCAAAAGTTGATGGTTATACATTCAAAATTGATGAAGCTGGTTTCAGCTTGACCCAGACCTTTGCAGCATCATTAAAAAACTAA